Genomic window (Brachyspira hampsonii):
TATCATCTAAACCGAACAAATCTTTAAGTCCCAAAGCAATAACAGCTAATGAGTAAGAGTCATTACATTGTCCTGCATCTAATACTCTAGGTATGCCGTTAATATCTCCTAAATCTAATTTATTGTATCTGTATTTAGCACATCCTGCAGTTAATATTACAGTATCTTTAGGAAGTTTTTGAGCGAATTCAGTATAGTATTCTCTCTCTTTATGTCTTCCGTCGCATCCGCCCATTACAATAAATCTTTTTATAGCACCAGATTTTACAGCTTCAGCAATTTTATCTTTAAGTGATAATACCTGATTATGAGCAAATCCTCCAACTATAAAACCGCTTTCTATTTCTTTAGGAGCTTCGCATTTTTTAGCATGCTCTATTATAGGAGTAAAATCTTTATCGCTTTCTTTATCTGTATGGCTTTCTATATGTTTTAAGCCCTCAAAACCTGCTGCTCCTGTTGTATATACTCTGTCTTTATAACTTGCTAAAGGAGTTACTATACAGTTTGTAGTCATTAGTATAGGTCCGTTGAAACTTTCAAAATCTTTTCTTTGATCCCACCAAGCTCCGCCGTAATTGCCTACAAAATGTTTATATTTTTTTAATTCTGGGTAGTAGTGAGCAGGAAGCATTTCAGAGTGAGTATATACATCTACTCCTGTACCTTCTGTTTGTTTTAATAATATTTCTATATCTTTTAAATCATGACCAGATACTAATATTCCCGGATTTTTTCCTACACCTATATTAACTTTTGTCATTTCTGGGTTACCATAAGTAGCAGTATTAGCTTTATCAAGAAGAGCCATTCCGTCAACACCGTTTTTACCTGTTTCAAGCACCAATGCTAAAAGTTCATCAGAATTTATATCATCTCTTAATGTTTCATTTAAAGCTCTCTGTATAAAAGCATCAACTTCTTCATTCTCATAATCAAGCATATTAGCATGTCTCATATAAGCACTTAATCCCTTAACTCCGTATATAACAGTTTCTTTAAGGCTTCTTATATCTTCATTTTTCTCTTCTAATACGCCTACTGTTTTTGATTTAGCGTCCATATCCTCTTTGCTTTTAGGAGTCCATAAAGATTCTTCAAGTATAAGTGATTTATCTTTTACCTGATTTGCTAATTCATTACAAAGTTTTGCAGTGTATTCTATTCTCTTATAAAAAACTTCTTTATCAAAGTTGGCATTTGTTATAGTAGTAAATAAATTGAATGTTACATCATGATTAACTTTTTTATCTACTTTTCCGCCCTCTTTTCTTATAGCAGTTGTTATATTAGAAAGCCCTTTAGTTACATGAACTAGTAAGTCTTCTAAATATGCTAAATCTGGTTTTTTACCGCATACTCCTGAAGTAACACAGCCTGTGTTATTCATTGTTTCCTGACATTGATAACAAAACATTTTATTGTCCATTTAATCCTCCATTTATTTTTTTTGTTTTGATTTTTTATCATCTGTTTTTATTTATCTTGAAATCCTTATCCAATAAATAATGATCTTTGATTGTATGGCTTTCCATATAGTTTTTGAACTTTCTGTTTATATCATTAACTAAATCACCCATTATGCAGCTTGAGCAGTATTTACCGCATTTAGAATGAAACAAACAGCTTCTCTGCCAATTTTTACCCTCTATAGTTTCGTATATCTCCAAAAAAGAAGCATTTTCTTTACCATCAGCAATTTTAAATCCGCCTGCAGGTCCTTTTAATGAAGTAAGATACCCTGCCTTTACAAGTGCCTGAAGAACTTTCGACAAATGATTAGACGAAACATCAAATCTTTCTGCTATATCTTTAAGAGATGCAAACTCTTTAATAGATATATATACTGCAGAGTGCAGAGCTATAGCTGATGCTTCTGATATTGGAATCATTTTTTATTCCTGTCATTACTAATTTAGTATATTGGTACTATAATACTAAATTAGTTTTTTGTCAATAGTTTTAAGAAAATATTTTTCAATTTTTATTTTTCTTATTTTTTATTTTTTAAGACAGTTTTTGTCATTAAAATGTGTTATACTATATAGCTATATTTATTTTTAAGGACTATTATATGGCAGAAACAAATAATCAAGATAATAAATCTGTAGAAATGCGCAGCATAGAAGAGTTAAGGGGGTACAATTTCCTCATACCTAGCTATCAAATGTGTATAGATGGAGAGGTGAAAATGGAGAAGTTCAGGCTTTATTGGAATATATAAAAGAATTTATAGAAAATAAAAAAGGAGATGAAAAGTATTGTCTTAACCCTATAGCTGTAAAAAAAGATGATAATAAAGAACAATATAATTTAGTAGACGGACAGCAAAGATTAACTACCATTTATTTGATATTAAAATATTTAAATAATATTAAACTTAATAATGGAAATCCTGAACAATTTAAATTTACTTTAAAATATGAAACAAAATCAAATGAAAGCTTTTTAGATGAAATTAAAGAAAATTGTTATAAACAAAACATAGACTATTATTATATTTTTGAAGCTTATAAATATATAGATATTTGGTTTAAAAAAAATGAAAATAATCAAATAGAGAAAAAAAACTTTAAAGAAAACTTTAAGAAAAACTTATTAAAGAATGTAAATATAATATGGTATAATATAGGAGGCGATGATGAAAATGAAACTTTTCAAAGGCTTAATGCTGGTAAAATATCTTTGACTAATTCTGAATTAATAAAGGCTATAATTTTAAGATATTCTCATCAAAATAACTTATCAGAAGATATAAGAAAATTGGAACAGATTAATATGGCTAATCAATGGGAAAATATAGAAATAGAACTTGATAATAATGATTTTTGGTATTTTATTTGCAAAGATAAAAAATTATCATATAAATATAATGTTAGAATAGACTTTTTATTCCATATCATATATGAATCCGAAATAGTCCGTATTGATGATAATGAAGAGTATAAAATATTTAGGCATTTTTATGAAAAAATTAATAATCCTAATGGTTATAACTTAAAAAGTATATGGGAATATATAGTTTCATATTTTTATATTTTAAAAGAATGGTATGAAGATAATCAAATTTATAATGATTTAGGTTTTTTAATTACAGAAAGTAATAGAACTATTAGTGATTTTCTAAAAAAATATAAAAATTCAGAAAGTAGATATAGTTTTAAAATAGAAATAAAGAATATGATAAAAAATATAATATGTGGAAAAAATATTGATGATAAAGAAAAACTAGATAATATAGGCTCTATAATAATAAAATTAAATTATAGTGATAAAGATAAAGTAAAGAAATTATTATTATTATTTAATATAATAGAGAGTTCTAAAGAAAATATTAGATTTAGTTTTGAAAAATATAAAAATATATCCAAGTGGAGCATAGAGCATATTTATGCAAGAAACTCTGAAGATTTAAGCGATAATCAAAAAATAGTATTTGTTAAAGACCATATAGAATATCTTAAAAATAATGCAGAGAAGTATTTTGAAGAATACAAACAAGAACAATCAAATGAAAATGAAATAAAAATATCTTTGGAATTAATAAAAAATATGAAATCAGAAAATGAGTATAAAACATATTTTGAAGATATATGCAGTTTAGTTTATTTTATAGAAAGGAAATTAAGTGAACAATATATAGATAAAGAACAAGAATATGTAGATAATAATGATTTAGATAATATTCAGAATTTAGCTTTACTTGATTCTGATTCAAATTCTTCTTTAAATAATTCTATATTTCAAATAAAAATAAAAAAAATAAAAGAATTTTTAAAAGATCCAAAAAAATATATTCCTATAGCAACAAAAAATGTATTTTTAAAATATTATACAAAGGAAGCAAAACAGATATTATTTTGGTCTAATACTGACATGAATAATTATATTGAATATATAGTAAATAGTGTTCAAGAATATTTAAATACAAATGGAGAAATATATGAATAATAATATAAATATTGATAATAACTTGGTAAACTTAAAAGATATTTTATATAATAATAAAAAAGTAATAGTTCCAATTATACAAAGAGGATATGCCTAAGGCAGAATTGATGCAGAAGCAACTAATATAAGAAACAATTTTTTGGATTCTATAATCAAATATTTATTTAATGAAAAATATAATAATGATTTTATATTAGATATTATATACGGAGTTAATGATGATAATATATTTTATCCTATAGACGGTCAGCAAAGATTAACAACATTATTTTTATTTCATTGGTATATTTACAATTGCTTAAAAGAAGATAGAACATTTTTATCAAATTTTTCGTATGAAACTAGAATAACATCTGCAAATTTTTTATCATTGATAAATAGCAATAAAATAAATATAGATTTTGATAAAGATATAATATCAAATCAAATAACAAGTAATATATCATTTTTAAATTATTATAGAAAAGATCCAACTGTTAATGGAATTTTATTAGTATTAGATGAAATTCATAAAAAAATACAACCTTATATTAAAGCAGTCAACAATAAAGAAGATATAATTATAAGATTAAATAATATTAAATTTTTTAAACTTGATATAAAAGGTGATTATGATGATTTGTATATAAAAATGAACTCAAGAGGAAAGCAATTAACAGATTTTGAAATATTTAAATCAAAAATAGAAAAATTCTTATCAGAAAATAATAATGGATTTGATGAAAAAATAGATATAGATTGGACAAACTTTATATGGGATTTTATAAAAGAAGATATAAATAATAAAGATGAAGGTTATAGAGTTGATGATTTATTTATGAAGCTATTTCAATTTATTTTTGAAATGCTTTATTATTCTCAAATAGAAATTGTTGGTAAGGTTGAGGATATTAAAAAATTAGAAATAGAAGAATCAAGTTTAGATTTTTTTGAATTGTTTTTCATTCATATATACGATAATGAAAAAAAAGAATATTTAAATAAATTAAAAGTAAATTCTATAAAAAATGAAAAAGATCAAAAAACAACACTAAACAAAAATATAAATTTTATTATTAATATATTTGATATACTTTCATCACTTGGAAAATGTAAATTGGAAACTTTATTTAATGACATATTTTATTATAATAATGAATCAGAAAACGATGAAGATAAATATAATAAAATTTGTACATTTGATGATAATTTAAATGTATTTAATAATGATAATAATTTATTTGAATTTACTACTATAAGAAAACGTATTTTAATATTTTCTGTATTCAAAATACTCAATTATGAATACTTAAAAAATAAGGAAAATATAATAGATATAAATAATATAAAAAATACGTGCTTTAATCAACTAAGACTTATAATAAATTTATTATATAATACCAATAACTTATCAAATAATATATATTATCAAATGAAGCTGATTGATAGAATCATTAAAGAAGATGAAATTACAGTGATAAAAGATCAGCTTGATAAAGAAAAGAAAATAGAAAATACTTTATTTACAAATGATTTGATAGAGTCTGAAAAAAGAAAATTAGATATATTAAAATATAGTACAGATTATATAAAACAAAGAATTTACGCTTGTGAGAATAATGTATTTTTACAAGGTAATATTGATTTCTTATTAGACAATAGAGGTAATTAAAATATAGTTAATGTAGTAAATTATATTTTTACTAAAAATGGCTTTAATAATGAAAATGGAAATTATTTAATACATAGGGCTATATTAGTATTTATTGATAAAATAGAAAGTTTTAGACCTTATTATACTACAACAATATCTATATTTAGAAATAATAAAGATAATGATAATAAAAAATTATTGATAAAATATCCAAATAAATTAAAAGAGTTTATCAATACTATATTTAATGATAAAGTAAATAAAACTATATTGGATAAATGAGGAATATAATAGATAATTATAAAGATGATAGCCATTGGAAATATTTGATAATAAAAGATGCTAAAGATGCAAATGGCAATGATGTAAATTTATGCAATAAAAAATATTCATCTTCAGGCGAATTAAAAAAACATCAATATAGCGGTTATTATTTATATTCTAAGTCTAGAAGTAGTACTCATTTGGATATACCATTGTCAACTAAAGTGCATACAATGTTTGCTCAGTTCTTGCAAGTGCCAGAACATACAGACTTTAAATTATACTATTATGATGGAACTAATAATCCTGAAATTACTGATAAATCAAGAATATTAATATATAAAAATCCAAATCAAAATAATGATGAAATTTTATATTGTTATAGTTGGGTTACTTTAGCTAAAGAAATAGAAATAGCAGACGAAAAAGTTTTAGTGGGTTTTACTACTGCTGGCTATATAATTCAGTGCGGATTAAGAAAATAAAAATCTTTCAACGATCCTGAAATATCTAAAAAAGTTTTTGAATTATTAGAAGATAAGGAACTTAATTTTTATGTATATAAGCAACATTACGAACATCCTGATTGGTATTATATGAAAGATTTGGATAATTATTATGAAATGTTAGAAGAATATAATAAAATATTAAAACCTGTTATAGACGCTTTTCTACAAAATAAATAATAATTAATTTGTTGTTAAAATAAAGGAGTTTAACTTAAATTAAAAGCTAAGCTCCTTTTTATATATAGAGTTATAGTATTTGCACTTTTTATAACTTTTAGCAGTTGGAAAAAGAACAACAAAAATTGTATATATAGAGAGTTATAGTATATGGAATTTTTCTCTGTCATCAAGTTTTACAAAGTGCTTGGAAAATTTTAAGAAATTCACGAAAATATTTTATAAATAAAAATAGTTTAACTTTTTAAAAGTTAGACTTTTTTATAAAACAATTTTAATTATATACACCGCCCTTTATATTTAGTAATTTATTTTTAAAATCTAACTTCAATTATTTTGTTAATCAAATTATAAATTAAAGTACCCACCCTAGTTTTATTTAAATTTATAATGCATTAACACGCACGCATAGTAGTTAAAGAAATATAATTTAGTTATTAATTCAATTTAAATTTATTATATAAATCTGTTTAGCGTGCGTTAAATGAAATGTTAATTTAAATAAGATTTTGCTTTAAATTTTATTATTGAATATTAGACTTATTGTTTTAACTCGAATATTTAATTATCTTAATTATAATTCAAGTTTTATTTAAAATTATTGTAATACTTAACAAAATAAAACTAATTACTGTTGACAATAATTTTATATTGCTGTATAATCTATAATTAATTATTAATAACTATTTTAGGAAATATTGTAAATGAAAACAATCATCGTTATGAACAAAATGTTTTGCCTCATGCAAATGTGTATGTTTAATAATGATGGCTGTCAATAATAATTTATTTTTTATTTTGTACTTTAAAGCCGTCAAATTTATTTGGCGGCTTTTTTTATTCTATTATTAAGGAGTATTATAAAGATGTCAAGAGAATTAAAATTTGAAACATTAGCAGCACATGCAGGACAGGATTCTAATGATATATTCGGAAGCAGAGGGGTTCCGGTATACAAAACTACTTCATATCTATTTAGAGATTCAAAACATGCTGCTGATTTATTTGGTTTAAAAGAACTTGGGTATATTTATACAAGACTTGGAGATCCTACAGCAGATGTATTAGAAAAAAGAATTACTGCTATGGAAGGCGGTAAGGCATCTATTGCGGTATCATCTGGAACAAATGCAATATTTTATACTATAATCACTATATGTGAGGCAGGTGATGAAATAGTTTCAGCATTTAATGTATATGGAGGTACATATTCACAATTTGCAGCAATACTTCCTAAACTTGGAATTAATACAAAATTTGTAGATGCTAAAGATCCTGCTAATTTTGCTAAGGCTATCACTGATAAAACTAAATTAATATTTATAGAAACAATTTCAAACCCTTCATTAGATTTTACAGATATTGAAGCAGTTGCAAAAATAGCACATGATGCGGGAATACCTCTAGTTATAGATGCTACTTTTACAACACCTTATCTTTTGCAGACTATCAAACATGGTGCAGATATTGTAATCAACTCACTTACAAAATGGATAGGCGGACATGGAAGTGCTATAGGAGGAATAATCACTGATAGCGGTAATTTTAATTGGCAAAGTGATAAATTCCCTCTATTTTCACAACCTGATTCAAATTATCATGGATTAAGATGGGCTTATGATTTACCAGATGAGCTTAAAAATATAGCATTTACTTTGAGAGTAAGAACTGTACCGCTTAGAAATTTGGGTGCTTGTCTTTCACCTGATAACTCTTGGGTATTCATTCAGGGAACCGAGTCTTTAGCAGTAAGAATGGACAGACATTGTTCTAATGCTTTAAAAGTTGCTGAGTTTTTAGAAAAAGATGATAGAGTTGAATGGGTAAGATATCCTGGTCTTAAAAATGATCCTTCATATAATACAGCAAGTAAATATTTAAAAGATAAATTCGGAGGAATGGTTGTATTCGGTATAAAAGGCGGATATGAAGCTGCAGTTAAATTTATAGATAATATAAAATTATTCTCTCATTTGGTAAATGTCGGAGATGTTAAGAGTTTAGTTGCACATCCTGCTTCTACTACACATTCTCAATTATCTGAAGAAGAATTGAAAAAAGGAGGAATAAGCAAAAACTTTATCAGGCTTTCAATAGGCATAGAACATATTGATGATATACTTTATTATTTAGATGAGGCTTTAACTATAGCAAATAAATAATTTAAACTATAAAAAACAGGGGTATAAATATTTACTCCTGTTTTAATAAGAGGGTTATTTTATGAAGAATATAAAAAACAGAAAAGAACATAAAAACAATGAACAGGAAAACAATGAAATTAAATATCTTAATTATGATAAGGCTTTCAAATTTGAAAATGGAGCTTCAATAAATGAATTAACTATAGCATATACAGTAAACGGACATTTAAATGTTAATAAAGATAATGCTATTCTAGTATGTCATGCTTTCACAGGAGATGCTGATGTTCTCTCTTGGTGGGAGAATTTCGTTGGTAAGAAAAAGGCAATAGATACAGATAAATATTTTGTAATATGTTCTAATGTTTTAGGTGGCTGCAGCGGAACAACAGGACCTTCTTCTAAAAAGCCAAATAGTAATTCATATTATGGTACGGATTTTCCTACTTTCACGATTAAAGATATAGTAAAAGTACAAAAAATATTAGTTGATAGTTTAGGAATAAATAAACTTTATTGTGTTGCAGGCGGCTCCATGGGAGGCATGCAGGTATTACAATGGACGGCTTCTTATCCTCAGATGATGGAAAAAGCAATAGTAATAGCAAGCTCTATGAGTCATTCTCCTATGCAGATAGCTTTAAATGAAATAGCAAGACAGGCAATAACCGAAGATACTGAATGGTACGGAGGAAAATATTATGGTATGTCTACTCCTGACAGAGGACTTGCTTTGGCCAGAATGCTCGGACATATTACATACATGAGTGAAGAGTATATGAGAAAAAAATTCGGAAGAAAGAGAAAAAGAGCTGTTAAATATTTCACACCTTCTTTTGAAGTAGAAAATTATCTTCATTATAACGGAGAAAAATTTACTGCAAGATTCGATGCAAATAGTTTTTTATATCTTACCAAAGCTATGGATTTCTTTGATGTTAAAGATGAAATAAAAAAAATAAAATATAAAAAGAATATTAGTTTAGAAAAAGTTCTTGTTATATCTTTTATATCAGATTGGCTTTATCCAAGCACACAGTCAGCAGAGATAGTTTCTGCCTATCAGCATTCTAGTATAGATACTATATTTTATGAAATAGAATCTAATTACGGACATGATGCTTTTTTACTTAAGAATACAGAACAGACTAAATATATAAAAAATTTTTTAAATAATTAATAGCCTTGTTTCAAAAGACTTAATAAGATTATATATAAAAAATAGTAATTTGTTAATTATAAAAATAATGTTTTAAACTCTATTTTAGTATATGAATATGCCATCTTGACTGCAAAGTGTATGCAAAATAAGTGTCGGTTTGAACTGTGAGCAAAGCCCCAAACTAATAAAAAAATACTAAACTAAAAAACTATAAATGTTAATAAATTAAGTTTTGAAATAAGTCTGATATAAACTTTGTAATTTTTATCAAATAAAAAGGCCTACTAAATTTAATTAGTAAGCCTAAAATAGTTATTATTTATAGATCTGGATGTAAATTATTTATTAGTCTAAGCAATTCAGCTCTCCATTTTTTTCCATCCCAGCAAATATATTCTATACAATCAACCTCTCTGGATTTAGATAGATCCCCATTCGGAGATATAAATATTTTATCTCCTTTTATATCTAATCTAAAATTATTAAAATTTACATCTTTGTAGTATAAATAATCTTCGGTATGACAATTATTTTTGTCGCCATTTCTATAATGGACAAAATATCCATCATGAAAAATAGCAGTCCAATTAGTATTATCCCAAGTAATATAATCTAGACAATATGATGCTGTTTTAATTTCTTTATGTTCTATTCCAGAAAATAAAAACCATTGATTATTATTCATAAATATGCACTCCTTTTTAAGTTTTATGATATTTTATTTGAATATAAAATAAACAATATATAATCAATTTTATTTTTTAAAAATCAATATAATAAAAAAGGCTTACTAATTTAATAGCAAGCCTTTTTATAAAAATTTTATTTTTTACTGTACATTATTCATAGAAGCCAAGTACTGCATTATCTGAAGTCTTCTGCTTTCAACATCTTTATCCAAATTAGCTATCACATCATTACTAACAGCTAAAGGCGACATTACTCTTTTGAAGTCATTATATATATTTAAAGCCTCTATTACTTTGTTTTGTTCTATATATATATGACCTATAGCATACAAAGCAAATGCTCCGTCTTGAGTAAGCTCATTAGTATATTTTGAATATGTACTTACAGCTTCATCATACATTTTATTATTAAGATAAATATTAGCTAAATCAAATTCTAAGTCTCTTCTTTCATCTCTAGTCAAGTCAGACATTTTTAAGGTATCATTTAATATTCTGATAGAACTTGCTGTATCCCCTAAATTAGCATAAAGTATTGATATATCTTTATTAACACCTATCAAATGTTCTTTGCTTCTTGCTCTTTTTTTAGCTTCTAATTTTGCCCATAAAGTTTCTTCTATATCCTGTCTGTTTTGATATATATAATTAGCATAGGAAGAATAGCTTTCAAAAGTATCTTCTTTCATAGCCTGAGCTTTTAAATTATCAGCCTGTTGTCTTGTAGTTTTAAGCTGTGCATCTATTCTAGCAATAAATTGTTTTATCTGCTGATAAGTTTGATTCTGCTCTCTTGCAGCATCTCCCATATCTTTTCCTCTGTGGAAAGTTCTTTCTGCTCTAGTAAGCACATCTTTAGCTTTATTTAAATACTCTGCCTCTTTATCATAAGGAGTATCTTTTGAACGTGCCAAATATTCATAAGAAGCAGCCAAATTAAAGTAAGCAGGATAAATAAGTTTTTCTAGTTTTATAAGCTCTTCAAACATTAAAGCAGCTCTTTCATAATTACCATCCATAATAGCCTGATTGCCTACAGCAAAGTATACATTAGACATATCAAAGCCTATAGTAAGCATTCTTTCTTCTTCCTGTTTTTTTAAGTCCTGAAACTCTGCTATTTTTTGATTAGCTTCATCTTTTGTAATGCCATTTTTAGCAATGTCTCCATTACCCATAAAGCCTAAAAGTTTCTGATATGTTTTTATTCTTCTATTGTATAAATCTATTTTGGCAAGAGAATATGAACTTACAAATATCTCTCTAGTTAAGAAATCATAATGCGAAATCTCTTCGGCTGTTCCCTGCATAGTGTAGCTATTCCAATAATCCTCTTCTGTTTTAAACTCTGGGAAAGGAAGCTCATACATTTTTACAAAAGTTATCTCTTCGTTACCGTCATAAATATTTTTTCTTGCTACAGAAATCAAGCCTTCATCTAATAATGCATTTAAGTCAGAAGCTATTTTTTCATTTTCATAATCTCTTTTTAAATGCTCTTTGGCAATATCTTTATAGTCATTAACAGTAAGCACTTTAAAGAACTCTAATTCATCAACCAAAGCATATTTTATAGGCTGTACTTTGAATACAAGTCCGTAAGCCTTGAAGTAGTAATCACCAAGCCTATAAAGTCCGTCTCGTCTCCAAGCCATATAATAAGGTCTGCCAGACTCTATAAAGTCTTTATCAACAGCATCGCTTATATCCCCGAGCCATCTGCCGTCAGTTTTCATAAGGTTTCCGTATATTCTTTCAAATACATTACCCTTTTGGTCATATATTTTTAAATCTGGTCTTCTTCTTTCAACCATAGTGTAATATACAAGCCCGAATACTTGGTTGTCTCCTCCCTCTGTGGCAAATATCGCATTGTCTGGAAGAGAGTTCATCATATTGTATGAATAGTCATGATTACTAAAATCTTTTGAGTTATTATTACGGCTTAGATTCATTACAAATATAGGTATCATTATTGCAAATATTGCTATAAGTGATATTGCATGATAAGGTTTTAATTGAGTATCAGCACTTTCTTCTTTAGCAGGTTTTAATACATTTTTTATATTAGTATTAAAATATTCCATATACCACTGAATACCAAAGCCTATTATTACAAGCATATATAAAGTTGCTGGAAGGAAGAATACTTCTACAAATGATAAAGTTCTAACACTTGGAGGGGGATTAGTATATGCCATAAGTGACACAGCAAAACTTAAAAGCCCGAATACTGAGAATATCCCTATAAATTTATTTTTCTTAAATATTTGAAATAGTCCAGGTATTAAGAATAATAATCCTAAAGCTGTTAATTGGGTTTTAAATATATTTATCAAAGCAGATACTTGTTCTGGGTGAAGTATGAATGCGGCAGAAACATCGTTTCCAGAAGTACCGTACTGCTTTCTATGTATCATACTAAATAAATAGCTTAAATTCTCCCAACCTGAAGGTTCATTTAATTGTCCCCAGTTTAGTGGAGGCAAAGCTCTTGCTCTTATAGGCATGTAGGCGTATATCATAACTCCTACTGCAAGCATTAAAAGCATTTTATAATATGATATTGATATTCCTGTTATAAAGTCATTATCATTATTAAATTTATCTATTTTGCATAAGAAATATCTGTACACTAAGCACCAAACAACTACTAAAAATAAAGGCCAGAATACTAAGAACATTCCTTTATATAGAGTAGGGTAGAATGGAGCTTTCAGATTCTGTATCATATCTGGTCTTAAATAAGAACCATTTGCAAGTGCTGTAAATATATCGCTCATTATATTCATATCAGCGAAAGGCTTAAATATTATAGAGAATATTGAATCATTAGAAGCTACTCCCGGAGGGAAATATAAATAAGCCTCATAATTCATAATAAATCTGTAGTACCCAAATCCTCCTATAAATAATAATACTAAAAATACGAATATTGATATAAAAGAAGTTTCTATATGATTAATATATCTGTCTTTATGCACCAAAAATAAAACTACAGCTACAAATAAAAGCGGAGCAAAAGCGAAAGGCAAAGTTACATGGTGATTTGCAAGTGCTACCCCATAGAGAAATC
Coding sequences:
- a CDS encoding DUF2723 domain-containing protein, with the protein product MAKLSHLEKEYIKANYKNKSIDELTKKLEKDRELIEEYINNLQNSQKTSTKNNSKKEKANKENSGNILSKLFSKKDNEEPIFKRYEIKPYHLSKIDAIFAAIAFLFTLFLYLFTLTPSLSAGDNGELTTAAYFLGVGHAPGYPFYTLMSKLFTYIPVGNIAWRTNLFSGTCAAFAMIFFYLIMVKVLGQNRVERGFSPIVQIPALFASIAFAISDNMWAQATMAEVYSLNILQIASMLLILVYWFENVWKHADDEVPYYGNKYLMAFGFLYGVALANHHVTLPFAFAPLLFVAVVLFLVHKDRYINHIETSFISIFVFLVLLFIGGFGYYRFIMNYEAYLYFPPGVASNDSIFSIIFKPFADMNIMSDIFTALANGSYLRPDMIQNLKAPFYPTLYKGMFLVFWPLFLVVVWCLVYRYFLCKIDKFNNDNDFITGISISYYKMLLMLAVGVMIYAYMPIRARALPPLNWGQLNEPSGWENLSYLFSMIHRKQYGTSGNDVSAAFILHPEQVSALINIFKTQLTALGLLFLIPGLFQIFKKNKFIGIFSVFGLLSFAVSLMAYTNPPPSVRTLSFVEVFFLPATLYMLVIIGFGIQWYMEYFNTNIKNVLKPAKEESADTQLKPYHAISLIAIFAIMIPIFVMNLSRNNNSKDFSNHDYSYNMMNSLPDNAIFATEGGDNQVFGLVYYTMVERRRPDLKIYDQKGNVFERIYGNLMKTDGRWLGDISDAVDKDFIESGRPYYMAWRRDGLYRLGDYYFKAYGLVFKVQPIKYALVDELEFFKVLTVNDYKDIAKEHLKRDYENEKIASDLNALLDEGLISVARKNIYDGNEEITFVKMYELPFPEFKTEEDYWNSYTMQGTAEEISHYDFLTREIFVSSYSLAKIDLYNRRIKTYQKLLGFMGNGDIAKNGITKDEANQKIAEFQDLKKQEEERMLTIGFDMSNVYFAVGNQAIMDGNYERAALMFEELIKLEKLIYPAYFNLAASYEYLARSKDTPYDKEAEYLNKAKDVLTRAERTFHRGKDMGDAAREQNQTYQQIKQFIARIDAQLKTTRQQADNLKAQAMKEDTFESYSSYANYIYQNRQDIEETLWAKLEAKKRARSKEHLIGVNKDISILYANLGDTASSIRILNDTLKMSDLTRDERRDLEFDLANIYLNNKMYDEAVSTYSKYTNELTQDGAFALYAIGHIYIEQNKVIEALNIYNDFKRVMSPLAVSNDVIANLDKDVESRRLQIMQYLASMNNVQ
- the metX gene encoding homoserine O-acetyltransferase MetX, whose translation is MKNIKNRKEHKNNEQENNEIKYLNYDKAFKFENGASINELTIAYTVNGHLNVNKDNAILVCHAFTGDADVLSWWENFVGKKKAIDTDKYFVICSNVLGGCSGTTGPSSKKPNSNSYYGTDFPTFTIKDIVKVQKILVDSLGINKLYCVAGGSMGGMQVLQWTASYPQMMEKAIVIASSMSHSPMQIALNEIARQAITEDTEWYGGKYYGMSTPDRGLALARMLGHITYMSEEYMRKKFGRKRKRAVKYFTPSFEVENYLHYNGEKFTARFDANSFLYLTKAMDFFDVKDEIKKIKYKKNISLEKVLVISFISDWLYPSTQSAEIVSAYQHSSIDTIFYEIESNYGHDAFLLKNTEQTKYIKNFLNN